Proteins from a genomic interval of Phocoena phocoena chromosome 20, mPhoPho1.1, whole genome shotgun sequence:
- the LHB gene encoding lutropin subunit beta encodes MEMLQGLLLWLLLSAAGVWAPGGPLRPLCRPINATLAAENEACPVCITFTTSICAGYCPSMVRVLPAALPPVPQPVCTYRELRFASIRLPGCPPGVDPVVSFPVALSCHCGPCRLSSSDCGGPRAQPSACDRPPRPGLLFL; translated from the exons ATGGAGATGCTCCAG GGGCTGCTGCTGTGGCTGCTGCTGAGCGCGGCCGGGGTGTGGGCACCCGGGGGGCCACTGCGGCCGCTGTGCCGGCCCATCAACGCCACCCTGGCCGCTGAGAACGAGGCCTGCCCTGTCTGCATCACCTTCACCACCAGCATCTGTGCCGGCTACTGCCCCAGCATG GTTCGGGTGCTGCCGGCTGCCCTGCCGCCTGTGCCCCAGCCAGTGTGCACCTACCGCGAGCTGCGCTTTGCCTCCATCCGGCTCCCCGGCTGCCCGCCTGGCGTGGACCCAGTGGTCTCCTTCCCTGTGGCCCTCAGCTGTCACTGCGGGCCCTGCCGCCTCAGCAGCTCTGACTGTGGGGGTCCCAGAGCCCAGCCCTCGGCCTGTGACCGCCCCCCTCGCCCAGGCCTCCTCTTCCTCTGA